The genome window TGCTCCGCTCTCTTGAAATTGACCACTTCTGCGTGGAGTCTATTTCACGTGACCAAAagaactttttaataaaaaaaatgtttgaagcTAATTGTTActgcttttgttttgttgtaagtAAATACGTTAAATTTACGTTCTGACTGTGTACGTTGCATTAAAGTTCTTAAAACACTAATGATTGGCACTTAAggttctttaaattttaaatatgtgttgcttttatttgttttttcctttttttgtcgCATTTAACTTAGTATTTTTACAGTGTCGTTTTAAGTTACTTATACACGTACAACTTACCATTGCACAATAttatggtaaaaatatttgttggaCGTCTCCCCGAAGACGTAAAAAAGAGTGAATTGGaagaattgtttaaagcatATGGAGAAATAACAGACtgttcaatattaaaaaactatgGCTTTGTTCACATGGCCGATCTGAATGATGCTAAAAAAGCAATTGcgtaagttaatttaaaattctaaaagttattttttagatgtatatatatgctcAGTTTTTATACTTAACTCCGCCTCAATTTGGGACTTTTTACCAAAAGctgtgaaaaatttaaaacaacgttTATGCGttaaaacttcaaaatttTGAATGGGTAGGCTAGTGtagaaaaagacaaaatatatatatattactttcaaatttaaattaggcCTGCCTAGGGATgccattacagaatttcgaatccttttgtattcgaatctaattacgggattaggtattctgtttaatgacatcatcacacaTCATctcataaactttattaaccatttttgaaacttattaattttgaaaaaaatatatttttgtgtttgtgggactttcaagagtaaacgtttcccagcgtcttttcatagcctgctatacgtttcatgacgcaaaaactttccaatagtacaattttttaatcattttacagTTTATGATCCAACAATGCtactatgaaagagtcaataaactgacttatgtggctaaaattattttttcccatGAATTTAAAACGATTCAAAATTCTAgatcggaattctagattattctaggatatcctagaatacctaatcattctgtaatgtgcatccctaggcCTACCCAacgtaaataatataaactgacaatttaacagaatttaaacattttcatatTTACAGAGGACTtgataaaacagatttaaaagGAAACTCAATCAACGTAGAACTTTCAACAACAAAAGTGCAAAAAGCGAGCAAGATATTTGTTGGCAATCTACCACCAGAAACCAAATCTGCTGACGTTAGTTTTCAGTAtcattttagttaatttaGCAATGTTTGTCATACTGTTGACTTAGATTTTCTTCAAAATGCTCAACATTTTGACACCTATTTTTGTCAATGACTTTAACTGGTTAAAATGTAATGAAGTTTTTAATCTAGTTTTTTGGAGTTGTTTACACTTAGCTATAAGTATAATATAGCCTAACTTGATTATattttgacaattttattttttaagttttaaaaaaaattaataaattatactGGTGCTTTCAAGCTTTTGTAGACTGTTGAAAGTTTTGTTAATTCTCAATGCCGCCACATAAGCCTAAGTTTTGGCAAAATTACATCTTTAGGACAAATCCATTTTAGTAAAGCCATAATCTACCATATTAATAGAACATCCATATCTTAGTAAGTTAATAGCCAATGCTTTATATTGTTAACtgtattagtatatatatatattggatttttgttaaaatttgcatCTATAAAGTTTTTGCTTGTACTACTACCTACATTTTAGTTTTGCCTGGTTAACCAGATTttcttttcattaaaattCTTTACTTTTAGATTCATAAACTTTTCAAGAAATACGGAACTGTAATAGAGTGTGatgttgttaaaaactatGCATTTGTTCATATGGGAAGGGAAAATATGGCCAGAGATGCAATAAATGGTCTTAACAACACAGAGTTTAATGGAAACAAGATTGGTGTTCAAATGGCACGCTCTCAAAGAAATCTTGATATGCATGGGGGTTAGTGCTACATGTTATGTTCATAGACTTGTGTTTAATTagaataaaactgtatcacTGCCGgctaattttgattttttatatgttatttaatatttataaatgtacaaTCTGTTTCTGTTTGGTAAAGAATGATGTTAAGTTAGGGTTggtttagaataaaaatgattaccatgttttaattttgNNNNNNNNNNNNNNNNNNNNNNNNNNNNNNNNNNNNNNNNNNNNNNNNNNNNNNNNNNNNNNNNNNNNNNNNNNNNNNNNNNNNNNNNNNNNNNNNNNNNNNNNNNNNNNNNNNNNNNNNNNNNNNNNNNNNNNNNNNNNNNNNNNNNNNNNNNNNNNNNNNNNNNNNNNNNNNNNNNNNNNNNNNNNNNNNNNNNNNNNNNNNNNNNNNNNNNNNNNNNNNNNNNNNNNNNNNNNNNNNNNNNNNNNNNNNNNNNNNNNNNNNNNNNNNNNNNNNNNNNNNNNNNNNNNNNNNNNNNNNNNNNNNNNNNNNNNNNNNNNNNNNNNNNNNNNNNNNNNNNNNNNNNNNNNNNNNNNNNNNNNNNNNNNNNNNNNNNNNNNNNNNNNNNNNNNNNNNNNNNNNNNNNNNNNNNNNNNNNNNNNNNNNNNNNNNNNNNNNNNNNNNNNNNNNNNNNNNNNNNNNNNNNNNNNNNNNNNNNNNNNNNNNNNNNNNNNNNNNNNNNNNNNNNNNNNNNNNNNNNNNNNNNNNNNNNNNNNNNNNNNNNNNNNNNNNNNNNNNNNNNNNNNNNNNNNNNNNNNNNNNNNNNNNNNNNNNNNNNNNNNNNNNNNNNNNNNNNNNNNNNNNNNNNNNNNNNNNNNNNNNNNNNNNNNNNNNNNNNNNNNNNNNNNNNNNNNNNNNNNNNNNNNNNNNNNNNNNNNNNNNNNNNNNNNNNNNNNNNNNNNNNNNNNNNNNNNNNNNNNNNNNNNNNNNNNNNNNNNNNNNNNNNNNNNNNNNNNNNNNNNNNNNNNNNNNNNNNNNNNNNNNNNNNNNNNNNNNNNNNNNNNNNNNNNNNNNNNNNNNNNNNNNNNNNNNNNNNNNNNNNNNNNNNNNNNNNNNNNNNNNNNNNNNNNNNNNNNNNNNNNNNNNNNNNNNNNNNNNNNNNNNNNNNNNNNNNNNNNNNNNNNNNNNNNNNNNNNNNNNNNNNNNNNNNNNNNNNNNNNNNNNNNNNNNNNNNNNNNNNNNNNNNNNNNNNNNNNNNNNNNNNNNNNNNNNNNNNNNNNNNNNNNNNNNNNNNNNNNNNNNNNNNNNNNNNNNNNNNNNNNNNNNNNNNNNNNNNNNNNNNNNNNNNNNNNNNNNNNNNNNNNNNNNNNNNNNNNNNNNNNNNNNNNNNNNNNNNNNNNNNNNNNNNNNNNNNNNNNNNNNNNNNNNNNNNNNNNNNNNNNNNNNNNNNNNNNNNNNNNNNNNNNNNNNNNNNNNNNNNNNNNNNNNNNNNNNNNNNNNNNNNNNNNNNNNNNNNNNNNNNNNNNNNNNNNNNNNNNNNNNNNNNNNNNNNNNNNNNNNNNNNNNNNNNNNNNNNNNNNNNNNNNNNNNNNNNNNNNNNNNNNNNNNNNNNNNNNNNNNNNNNNNNNNNNNNNNNNNNNNNNNNNNNNNNNNNNNNNNNNNNNNNNNNNNNNNNNNNNNNNNNNNNNNNNNNNNNNNNNNNNNNNNNNNNNNNNNNNNNNNNNNNNNNNNNNNNNNNNNNNNNNNNNNNNNNNNNNNNNNNNNNNNNNNNNNNNNNNNNNNNNNNNNNNNNNNNNNNNNNNNNNNNNNNNNNNNNNNNNNNNNNNNNNNNNNNNNNNNNNNNNNNNNNNNNNNNNNNNNNNNNNNNNNNNNNNNNNNNNNNNNNNNNNNNNNNNNNNNNNNNNNNNNNNNNNNNNNNNNNNNNNNNNNNNNNNNNNNNNNNNNNNNNNNNNNNNNNNNNNNNNNNNNNNNNNNNNNNNNNNNNNNNNNNNNNNNNNNNNNNNNNNNNNNNNNNNNNNNNNNNNNNNNNNNNNNNNNNNNNNNNNNNNNNNNNNNNNNNNNNNNNNNNNNNNNNNNNNNNNNNNNNNNNNNNNNNNNNNNNNNNNNNNNNNNNNNNNNNNNNNNNNNNNNNNNNNNNNNNNNNNNNNNNNNNNNNNNNNNNNNNNNNNNNNNNNNNNNNNNNNNNNNNNNNNNNNNNNNNNNNNNNNNNNNNNNNNNNNNNNNNNNNNNNNNNNNNNNNNNNNNNNNNNNNNNNNNNNNNNNNNNNNNNNNNNNNNNNNNNNNNNNNNNNNNNNNNNNNNNNNNNNNNNNNNNNNNNNNNNNNNNNNNNNNNNNNNNNNNNNNNNNNNNNNNNNNNNNNNNNNNNNNNNNNNNNNNNNNNNNNNNNNNNNNNNNNNNNNNNNNNNNNNNNNNNNNNNNNNNNNNNNNNNNNNNNNNNNNNNNNNNNNNNNNNNNNNNNNNNNNNNNNNNNNNNNNNNNNNNNNNNNNNNNNNNNNNNNNNNNNNNNNNNNNNNNNNNNNNNNNNNNNNNNNNNNNNNNNNNNNNNNNNNNNNNNNNNNNNNNNNNNNNNNNNNNNNNNNNNNNNNNNNNNNNNNNNNNNNNNNNNNNNNNNNNNNNNNNNNNNNNNNNNNNNNNNNNNNNNNNNNNNNNNNNNNNNNNNNNNNNNNNNNNNNNNNNNNNNNNNNNNNNNNNNNNNNNNNNNNNNNNNNNNNNNNNNNNNNNNNNNNNNNNNNNNNNNNNNNNNNNNNNNNNNNNNNNNNNNNNNNNNNNNNNNNNNNNNNNNNNNNNNNNNNNNNNNNNNNNNNNNNNNNNNNNNNNNNNNNNNNNNNNNNNNNNNNNNNNNNNNNNNNNNNNNNNNNNNNNNNNNNNNNNNNNNNNNNNNNNNNNNNNNNNNNNNNNNNNNNNNNNNNNNNNNNNNNNNNNNNNNNNNNNNNNNNNNNNNNNNNNNNNNNNNNNNNNNNNNNNNNNNNNNNNNNNNNNNNNNNNNNNNNNNNNNNNNNNNNNNNNNNNNNNNNNNNNNNNNNNNNNNNNNNNNNNNNNNNNNNNNNNNNNNNNNNNNNNNNNNNNNNNNNNNNNNNNNNNNNNNNNNNNNNNNNNNNNNNNNNNNNNNNNNNNNNNNNNNNNNNNNNNNNNNNNNNNNNNNNNNNNNNNNNNNNNNNNNNNNNNNNNNNNNNNNNNNNNNNNNNNNNNNNNNNNNNNNNNNNNNNNNNNNNNNNNNNNNNNNNNNNNNNNNNNNNNNNNNNNNNNNNNNNNNNNNNNNNNNNNNNNNNNNNNNNNNNNNNNNNNNNNNNNNNNNNNNNNNNNNNNNNNNNNNNNNNNNNNNNNNNNNNNNNNNNNNNNNNNNNNNNNNNNNNNNNNNNNNNNNNNNNNNNNNNNNNNNNNNNNNNNNNNNNNNNNNNNNNNNNNNNNNNNNNNNNNNNNNNNNNNNNNNNNNNNNNNNNNNNNNNNNNNNNNNNNNNNNNNNNNNNNNNNNNNNNNNNNNNNNNNNNNNNNNNNNNNNNNNNNNNNNNNNNNNNNNNNNNNNNNNNNNNNNNNNNNNNNNNNNNNNNNNNNNNNNNNNNNNNNNNNNNNNNNNNNNNNNNNNNNNNNNNNNNNNNNNNNNNNNNNNNNNNNNNNNNNNNNNNNNNNNNNNNNNNNNNNNNNNNNNNNNNNNNNNNNNNNNNNNNNNNNNNNNNNNNNNNNNNNNNNNNNNNNNNNNNNNNNNNNNNNNNNNNNNNNNNNNNNNNNNNNNNNNNNNNNNNNNNNNNNNNNNNNNNNNNNNNNNNNNNNNNNNNNNNNNNNNNNNNNNNNNNNNNNNNNNNNNNNNNNNNNNNNNNNNNNNNNNNNNNNNNNNNNNNNNNNNNNNNNNNNNNNNNNNNNNNNNNNNNNNNNNNNNNNNNNNNNNNNNNNNNNNNNNNNNNNNNNNNNNNNNNNNNNNNNNNNNNNNNNNNNNNNNNNNNNNNNNNNNNNNNNNNNNNNNNNNNNNNNNNNNNNNNNNNNNNNNNNNNNNNNNNNNNNNNNNNNNNNNNNNNNNNNNNNNNNNNNNNNNNNNNNNNNNNNNNNNNNNNNNNNNNNNNNNNNNNNNNNNNNNNNNNNNNNNNNNNNNNNNNNNNNNNNNNNNNNNNNNNNNNNNNNNNNNNNNNNNNNNNNNNNNNNNNNNNNNNNNNNNNNNNNNNNNNNNNNNNNNNNNNNNNNNNNNNNNNNNNNNNNNNNNNNNNNNNNNNNNNNNNNNNNNNNNNNNNNNNNNNNNNNNNNNNNNNNNNNNNNNNNNNNNNNNNNNNNNNNNNNNNNNNNNNNNNNNNNNNNNNNNNNNNNNNNNNNNNNNNNNNNNNNNNNNNNNNNNNNNNNNNNNNNNNNNNNNNNNNNNNNNNNNNNNNNNNNNNNNNNNNNNNNNNNNNNNNNNNNNNNNNNNNNNNNNNNNNNNNNNNNNNNNNNNNNNNNNNNNNNNNNNNNNNNNNNNNNNNNNNNNNNNNNNNNNNNNNNNNNNNNNNNNNNNNNNNNNNNNNNNNNNNNNNNNNNNNNNNNNNNNNNNNNNNNNNNNNNNNNNNNNNNNNNNNNNNNNNNNNNNNN of Ciona intestinalis unplaced genomic scaffold, KH HT001095.1, whole genome shotgun sequence contains these proteins:
- the LOC100187245 gene encoding RNA-binding protein 4B-like, whose translation is MVKIFVGRLPEDVKKSELEELFKAYGEITDCSILKNYGFVHMADLNDAKKAIAGLDKTDLKGNSINVELSTTKVQKASKIFVGNLPPETKSADIHKLFKKYGTVIECDVVKNYAFVHMGRENMARDAINGLNNTEFNGNKIGVQMARSQRNLDMHGG